CGCCGTCCGCTACGTCGAACAGCTCGCCCGGGCCGTCCACTACGCGCACCAGCACGGCGTCATCCACCGTGACCTCAAGCCGGCCAACATCCTCATCAGCCCCGACGATGAGCCCAAGCTCACCGACTTCGGCCTGACCAAATCGCTGGTGGACCCGACCCAGACGATCGAGTCCGCCGGTTCGCCCAACTTCATGGCGCCCGAACAGGCCGACTCCACGCTGGGCACCACGGGCACACCCACCGACATCTTCGGCCTGGGCGCGATCCTCTACTACCTGCTCACGGGCCGGCCGCCGGCGGTGGGGGAAACCCTGAGCGAGACGTTGCGCGCCGTGGTGTCGGGCGAACCGGTGGCCCCGCGGCAACTGCGACCGGCGCTGCCGCGGGATCTGGAGACCATCACGCTGAAGTGCCTGGAGAAGGAACCGGCACGTCGCTACGGCAGCGCACTGGAAGTCGCGGAGGAACTGGCCCGCTGGCAACGCGACGAACCCATCCACGCCCGGCCCGCCACCCGCCCCGAACGTCTCGCCAAGTGGGTTCGCCGCCGACCGGCCGTCGCCGCCCTCACCGCCGCCTGCGCTCTGGCTCTGATTCTGGGTTTCGCCGGCATCACCTGGCAGTGGCGGCGGGCAGAGACCGAGGCCGCGGCTTCGGCCAAGTCCACGGTCGCCGCTCGCCAGGCCGAATTGGACGCCCGCCGGAACGCCTATGCGGCCGAGCTGATCCTCGCCAGTCGGGCGGCCAAGGAGACGCGATGGCAGGACGTGCGCACCATTCTGAACCGCACCCGGCCGGGGCCGGGCCAGACCGACTTGCGCGGCTGGGAATGGCGTTACCTGTGGCAGGCCAGCCGGCTGGTCGCGGATGGCCGGCTGGTCGCGGATGGCCGGCTGGTCGCGGATGGCCGGTTGGCGCCCAGCACCCATGCGATCTGGTCCCTGGCGGCCTTGGAGGACGGTCGGACGGTGGCCTGCGGTGAGAAGGAAGGCGGCTTTTCGCTGTGGGATGTCCGTGCCGGTCGCGAGCTGTACCGTCTGGCGGAACCCATCAACCGGATGCGCCATCCCACCCTCCCGGGAGGCTCCCCCATTATCTGCCGCATCGCCACGGTGCCGGGCACCGGTCTGCTGGCCTATACCGATTGCCGCAGTCCGACCAACGGCTTCATCCGCCTCTGGGATGTGGCCCGACGCGAGGTGGTGCGTTCATTGCCGGTTCCAGGCATGCCCCGGCATCTGGCCGCCAGTCCCGACGGCAGCCGTGTGGCCTGCAGCCTCCAGTGGCCCGACCGGCGCACGCTGGTGTTCGCGGTGGCCGATGGCGCGCTGTTGGCCACGCTGGAAACGGATTTCTCGACCTACTCCGCGTCCCACACACTGGCGTTCTCGGCCGACGGGCAATGCCTGAGTCTGGAGGACGTTCAGGACAAGTGCCTGCGGGTGGTGGAAATCGCCACCGGCCGGGATCGGCACCGGTTCCCACTCGGTCAGAACTATCCGCTGACTGCGGCATTCTCGCCCGACGGGCGCTGGCTGGTGACCGGCGCCGGCTTTGATCGCGAGCTTCCG
This DNA window, taken from Verrucomicrobiia bacterium, encodes the following:
- a CDS encoding protein kinase encodes the protein AVRYVEQLARAVHYAHQHGVIHRDLKPANILISPDDEPKLTDFGLTKSLVDPTQTIESAGSPNFMAPEQADSTLGTTGTPTDIFGLGAILYYLLTGRPPAVGETLSETLRAVVSGEPVAPRQLRPALPRDLETITLKCLEKEPARRYGSALEVAEELARWQRDEPIHARPATRPERLAKWVRRRPAVAALTAACALALILGFAGITWQWRRAETEAAASAKSTVAARQAELDARRNAYAAELILASRAAKETRWQDVRTILNRTRPGPGQTDLRGWEWRYLWQASRLVADGRLVADGRLVADGRLAPSTHAIWSLAALEDGRTVACGEKEGGFSLWDVRAGRELYRLAEPINRMRHPTLPGGSPIICRIATVPGTGLLAYTDCRSPTNGFIRLWDVARREVVRSLPVPGMPRHLAASPDGSRVACSLQWPDRRTLVFAVADGALLATLETDFSTYSASHTLAFSADGQCLSLEDVQDKCLRVVEIATGRDRHRFPLGQNYPLTAAFSPDGRWLVTGAGFDRELPGLLVWDLQRGEQRAELHASSQFAVNFSADGRRLVTGLSIWRVPEFTLEREFDGINADFPAVLLLPDGDTLLTGDVRWRLDSAAPNRQGYPLGKDLTQVTFLPHGKGVLLVRTNGVAERAVSPDFRPVPVPALGADIATLCPVPESGQVAVMRRNGSLSFHDAETFAETGRFAGMTNVPPGHSCWIARAGAIAFRTADERLCIWDLQAKQWVWEAELLPGRELTPTAPDGVLWQVHADGWLAGYDVVRKKVLRQPLDHAGLHRIAVSGDGSTLLLTSSVGDKRLVEARTGRTLSRLENLDMAAPHGGAFWPNEERLGLSGLRVVDPVTSRALLELDPGFAFPSVTLISDDGSLAVVTGGDRHAYLWRAPSWEEIRRAEAGDAAAGW